The genomic window TAAGCAAGGAAATACTAAATTCAAAGAGCTTTATTATATCCCATAGTTGAAGAAATCTAACAGTTCATCTTTATAGTGTGCTGGAAAATATTTGCTGTTGCAGTTTTGCACTTTGCTTTTCAACATTTCTTCCCGTTTCCATGTCAGtttgaaattgtattttttttattttttccttcggcccagcgctgaaaaaagccctttacaaaaaaagggggggggaggaaagcaaccGCCGGCAGAGCaaacaagcggctgctttcctttcgtAGCACCCGTGCGTCGTGCATCATGACACACGCCGccacccccggggggtgccttCGGATTTGGTGCCCCGGGTGCCACGGAGGCTTCCTCCATCACTGGGAGTGGgtgccactgtggtctaaaccaccgagcctctttggcttgctgatcaaccttttaccttttacctatattTTGGAATGAGCACTTTTAAAAAGGAGCACATCTTCTGATATGTTCCTGCTACAAGTCTTGACAAAGAAGAAGACACGGGTCTCAAGATTTGGGGTCTCTGGCTCCCCATCTACCCTACAGAATTAACACCTCCTTCATATTATGCCCCACCCTAGGTTGTGGAAGTATTACTAATACAAGGTTTGTGAAAAGAGAAGAAATAACGATTTTAAAGCGAAGCAAAACACGGCTTCTATCGCTCAACTTTCTCTCCTCGTCTGCAACATAAATCTAAAACACATGAAAATATATTCACTCGAGGGCTTTACAGAAATGTTCATAGCTCAAGGAAATACTTCAAGCTTTTCATCCTCGGTTGTCCAGGCTAACCAACTGCAAGATCTGAAGCTATgaagtgggttttttgttttttgtttttttgcatttccgTGATAAGACGTTGGATTAAGTCTGAGGGTGGCCAACAgaccattttccattttaaaagaaaaattaattaGACAGTTGCTTATGTCTTTGATCATAGCAATCTCCTGTAAAGGGGGGGGCTATGCGGAAAGCAAGGGAAATTCTTTTTCAGCATTGATGTTTTTAGAAATATCTGTTCACATATTTTAGGTCAACTTGTGTGGTAGAGACTGAAATCCTATACCTGGGTGTATGCCCCATTGAACTTCATgcgacttgcttctgagtagacttatGCAGGATTACACTGTTATTTCCACACTATAAGCCCAGGGAGCTCTTTGTTGCCGGGGGCTGGGGAATATCCCATATTTCCATAGATTTTATAGGAGCACTTTCCATTTCTTGAGAAGCCTGAATGCCAAAATACAAAGCAAGTTTCTGAATCCACAATGGAAGTGTACAATTGTCTTGTCTACAGTGTGTTACTAAACAGCCCCCTTTGTCTCAACATTACCATGGTGAGTTGGGttgcatttatatttaaattatacgaattatttctaaatttatatttatagatATAAAGTAGCAACTGCAAATTTTATTGAAATCTgccctctcttgttctctttgGGCAATGTGTGCCCTCTGTTTTGGTAATATGGAAAAGTAGCCAAGTACAACCagactggaaggattttttttggcaCAATCTGctatttatattttcaaaaaggggaaattcAGTTCATACTTCATCTAAGAGTTTTACTACTCACAATGAACATTCAAGAATTTGGGGTCCAAATATCCAGAGCTTAGATGAAATTTATGCTTTGCTTTACATTTGAACATTCATCCTTTTTCTGTGATTTCCCCCCAGCAACTATCTTAAAAACATTTTCTCAGTTTCATCTGTGTTTTCcccagttttatttattcatttaaccaTTATTATAAATGATTATCAATGTATATCTCCAGAATATGGGCCTCCACCAACCCCGGGTAACTAGGGCAGTGCATCCATCCTTTGGCTCTTTCTCCCATTCCTGCCAAAACAATTGAACTGTTATATGCATTCCATTTCCTGATATCCTCCCAAAGTGCAGGCCATGGGATAAGCCACAGAATGCTGGCAAGTGTTGGTCAACTAGGCAAACAGCTtgaaaaatctaaataaatatcTCAGTGAAATGGTTGCTTAGCTGCTGAGGCCCAGCACTGCTTAAAACTGCTTAAAAACCAAGTAAACCCCTTTGTTTAGGTATAGCCATCCTGGGTTGTGTTCAGTGTATGTCCtatgttgtagcgtggggttagtgatttcagtaagtgatgtCAGCTtactgacatagcaggcaggagacagcttcttcgtgtaacactctttattcaggcaaacaagtctggggaactgaggagagggaagctacatttatagggacagaagactggctagaaaagatacattttggagggaacaatcaaaaagctgccttttggtgggaaccaataagactgaggatccaaatgcagcaacttgaatgcaccaatagtagctgttccttctggaacaggaaggcagttactttcccctaacgtgaatacagacaatagtaatacagatatgacaacccttgaatcaatacacaacatccTACAcaaagtaaacccactgaaatgagtAGGCATGACTAACTTGTGGCCGTCACTTTCAATGGAActattctgagtaaaagttaAATGCAACCCCATCCCCATCAAGGAGGGATTTCATGCAACTAGTGCCTTCCTGAGATAAGCCTTGTAAGTATGCCTTATAAGATGGTCAAGTAGCACACATCCCTATCCAAACTGTAGGGCAGATGAATTGCACTAGATCCCTCACAACTGAATGACTGGGACAAATTATATTGCAGATGCACACTTCATCTGCCCCATCtgcacctgtgattcccagtccAGAAAATGGAAACCTGCTTTTATATGGGGATCTCTCTTGTTGCACATGGGTGAAAATGTTACATAATGATAAGTAGGGTAGAATAAAACCATAGCCATTTGTTTTAACCATCCAGAGTATGAGTAGTTCTGATTAATGCTAGAATCAGCCAATCATTTGTTACGCTTAACAGAGAACTGAAACAACTTTGGCTTGGGACTGTCTCTAACACAAATGTGCTGCTACTTGCCTCTGAGAACTCTTTGATCCTGTTTTATGTTGGCCCCGTTACCTCTCCTTGACATATTAGGTTAGCTTATGAGTAGGTGGTAATGGAACAGACAAGAATATCATCTGGTTTCTATCTTCAAGGATAATATCTTCAGATCTATTCATAAGTCTCCTTCCAAATCCAAACAAGCCGTCCTCCTTCAAAGAAGTTAAACAGGCATGTATGACTCTCACTATCCTAGAAATCCTTCAActttgctggaattttaattgACACCCTGGTGAGGTTCCAGGCTACTGAGCATCTAGGAGAAAGGTTATGCAATTTTAATTGAACTTGACCATCTATAAGGAATGGTAAGCATTTTTTAACACACTGGAATGTACTTATTTGGGGTTGCATCCAGTTGTCTCAGCTTTGGCAGCTCTTAATGGAACAGCTAGACGTAAAAACAGGAAAGCAAAACAGCCACTTGCACAGATACAACCAAGAGTGAGTAGTATGAAATAGGTCTCCAACACATTAATCATGTCTTGAGGAAAGGGGAAAATCACAGAAACAGTGAGAGGTGTGGACGATTGAATTCAGTCAACACCTGAGTGCTCTTTTTATCCTAGTATCATGGGAGCCACAGAGGTGTTCAGATGTCATGGGTTGGCAGGATgcaggagaatgggggggggcaccagttGGGGAATGCTCAGCTGAACCCCCAGGTGAGGAAGGCTCAgagtgggatgacgatgagtggtgagagggagaagagggacacCCCAGGAGGAGGAAATATCAGAAGCtggaggggcaacagggtttagtgatcTGGAAGACTCTGTGGCAGAgtgcagttcagactctgaggctgaagcagaggctggaggggaggatgtcaagaggctgctgaaaaatccagggagtctcccccctcctgctgctactagctcccctcctccctggtcccTGAGAATGAGCAGAGAAATaaaaagagcagaacagagattaGTTGTGCGCAGGTGCAGTTTGAGACTGcgtgggggaaaccctggagaggaggagcttcagagaggggtgggaaggcaaggaccttcagtcctcgcaactatGTCAccggggcaagacctactgggagaGGTTCCTGagatcactaggcctgagctgtatTTTGGGTCCCTCGAATAAAGAGTTACGGTAATTTCACTGGCATTGGTGACTTATTACTTTAGTGCTGACCTGTGTCTGACTGCAGAACCTGACATCaggactggccctaccattaggcagggtgagatAGCCACCACAGGCAGCAGGTGCGGAGGGGAGGAGAATGGTAGTCAGGTGGGCGCCTGCAGCCCTCAAATCCAGCGGAGGGCGCTCTTCCACTGCCAGTGTTAAAATAAGATTCAGCTGTCTGTCATTCTGCACAGGGAATGAGGGGGCAGGACACATCTTGTCCTTTGTGTTGGgcaccaaaatgtattgggccagcctgTCAGTACTTCTCCTTACCACATCACTGTGGGAACACAAGAAACCCCAAAGCAGACAGGATGGGGTCCATTCTACAGCTCTTACCAGTGTCAATCCAGGTGTGTATGTTGTGGTTTTTTAGGGTCAAGGCTGGCACAGAGAGAagtcctgctgccgccgccgccagacTAACAGGGTAACTTAAATACCCAGTCTGGGATGTCTTGTATAAACATTCAGTTCCCAAACACAATCCACCAACCACTGATGTAAATAGGCGTTATGCCAGAGGAGTACTTTGTCTCTAATGGTGCTTTTAAAATCCAATTACCCTACTTTCCTTTCTCCCTCATCCAATAAACAACTCTCTAGGTCACTAGTAATGCTGCATTCAGGTGGCGTAGGACTCTGAAGAGAACTCTGTTTGGGGGAGTTTAAACAAGCAGTCATTGAAACCGTAATGCACTCATGAACAAAACCAGCTCTATAGGAGCAGTTCTCTAGTTTGACACATCATTAAGCAAaggcttaataaaaaaaatactcaaaaCAACGGTAATGTAGCTGTGATCTGGGACAGTGCAAAACATGTGCTGTAACTAATTTAGGGTGCTTGGAGATGTGGGCTTAATATTGCAAGTGGGCCATGCTTACATTGTAAATGAGTCTTTCAGATATCACAGAGAGGTGGTTGGCAATAgtgttttttaaatcaattttctGTAAAAAGGGAACATCCAGATTAAATGGAGGGCCCAATAAGGCCTTGCATTCTGATGTCAACAGTGTTGTGTGAAGGTTGGCTTTCTTAGCAGTAATGGCGGCAGGGGTgggcactgcagcagcagcagaataaaGCCAATCTTTagaacagggatgaggaaacCTCAGCCCTGGGTGGGACTGAATGCAGTCACTTGAGTCTATCAAGCTAATGCTTCCTCCTTGCCTGCATGGAAGCTAGAGAGGGGCATCTCAGTGTGTGCATAGCTGCGCCTGCTATGCCAAGCTAATTCTTGCCACTTGGGGAAGGAGGTTATAACTTACAATGTCAAAACATGACCAGTGCAGGAGAAGCCGACATCCGGGTGGCCAGGTGGTATTACTTCTCCAAAGTCATTGAATTTGCTGACACGGTGTTCTTTGTTCTGCGGAAGAAAAATAGTCAAATTACTTTCCTTCACGTTTATCATCACGCCACTATGTTTAACATCTGGTGGTGCGTCATGAACTGGATACCTTGCGGACAAAGTTTCTTTGGACCCACCTTGAACAGTTTTATCCACGTCCTCATGTACTCCTACTATGGACTGTCCGTCATTCCATCCATGCGCAAGTATCTGCGGTGGAAGAAATACCTCACTCAGGCACAACTGATCCAGTTTTTGCTCACCGTTACACACACGCTCAGTGCAGTTGTGAAGCCATGTGGATTTCCATTCGGTTGCCTCATCTTCCAGTCTTTTCATACATAGCCACACTTGTCATTCTATTTGTTAACTTCTATGTTCAGACATATCGGAAAAGACCTTCAAGAACCAATACAAAAGAGGCCTCTCTGGTCACAGAAGTCAAGAACGGGTTCCATAAAGACTACATAATGGCAGCTAATGGTGCTCTGAACAAAAAATCACAAtgagaaatatattttattatactgTAGTGTACaaaatcctcttttttttttttgctaaagccCCCCAAAACATGAATTGACCAGGCAGTTGTGCACAGCTTTAGTATGAGATTTGACTCTGTTTCGTTAAAGTTTAGCAATTTTTACTCCCTTGTTTAACTCACAATTGATAACTTGGTTTTAACAATGTAGTTTCAAATGTTTTGATAAATACCtttattaaaaggggggggggaaacattgttGTGTGAACATTGCAAAAAAACTTTTGACGGGAGCAGCACTGATCCTACAAATAAACCCGCATCTGAAAGCACCCTCACAGAACTGAAGAGTAGCTAAGTGTCAGCTGTGATGAAGGAAGCCAGCTTCTCAAATGCAGATTTCTCCTGTTGGACGGGGCTGTTTGTCTTTATTTTTCATTAGCCCAGTTAGCAATTACCGTCAAGCAAACTTCAAAAACTGTAAGCTCTCGGGGAAGCTGCTGTCCCTTTTGAAATGAAGCAAACTGTACCTTTCCCCGGCGTAACCTGATACATGGCTTTCAGAGCCAATTAATCCTAATGCACAGTTGCTTATGCAGTGATGTTTGTAGGATGAAGCCTGAAGTTCATGGCTTATCAAACCATCCTCTAAGACAATTGTGGGTAACAAAGCATGGATCActgaaaacaagctttctctgCCCTAGTAGGGTCCTAGCAAGTGCACCAGCTCAGGGGCGCCACCTGGGGGGAAGGAAGAGATCTTTGGGcccctcaaataataatttggctGGGGCAGAGGGCCCACCCCCAATGTTCAGGGGGTAGTGGAGGATGAACACAGAGCTGcagcttccttcttcttcttcccctgctgCTGGAGAAAGAGGCCCTGGCTCATCCCAATGCCACACATGTGGTGCATCACATACAGCATGCACAACGATCAACACAACATCAGGAGGAGCCAAGGCCTCTTTCcttggcagctgcagcagcaacagctggaggaggagaaggaggaggaggaggaagaagaagaaggaggaggaggaggaggaggaggaggaggaggaggaggaggagaagaagccaGCACTCAGGATGCTTGGTGCACATACTGCTCAacacatgtgtgacatcacacacacgcacaacacACATGCCAGGTGGAGTTGTCTGTTGCATTACATCTACAGAACATTCTGCAACAAAGCAGAAAGGCCTTTCCTTTAAAAACTCCCTGAATTTATTCTAAGCATTGACAGTCTGAAGGTTTTAGCTGCTACTAAAACCAGAcccatgggttccatgatcacttcagatggtgacagcagccacgaaattagaagatgcctgcttcttgggagaaaagcaatgacaaacctagacagcatcttaaaaagcagagacatcaccttgccgacaaaggtccgcatagttaaagctatggttttcccagtagtgatgtatggaagtgagagctggaccataaagaaggctgatcgccaaagaatcgatgtttttgaattatggtgctggaggagactcttgagagtcccatggactgcaagaagatcaaacctatccattcttaaggaaatcaggcctgagtgctcactggaaggacagatcctgaagctgaggctccaatactttggccatctcatgagaagagaagactccctggaaaagaccctgatgttgggaaagatggagggcacaaggagaaggggacgacagaggacaagatggttggacaccttaacagcatcatcctttaaatttttaaataattcagctggaatatcatcacttccactggccttgttattagcagtgctttctaaggcccatttgacttcactctccaggatgtctggctcaaggtcagcaaccacactacctaaggtgtacgagacctccatatctttctggtataattcctctgtatattcttgccacctcttattgatgtcttctgcttctgttaggtcttCCTTATCTCCCTCAATATCCTTCAATAAAAATTCTATTGCAAGTATAAATAATAAGGGGAAGAGTGGGCacccctggaaaagaacctgatgttgggaaagatgggtgcctggtgtgctctggttcatggggtcatgaagagtcggacacaactaaacgactaaacaacaacaaaatcagacATTTTACATTTTCAAACCACCATACAAGCACACCACTGGCACATTATAGATAGCCTCCCTTGCTGAAATGTTTTCGTACTGAGCTGTCTGGGGGCAGTAAGAGTGGGTGACCTCAGTCCATTAAGCAGCAGAGCAGTGACATCAcagaaaaagaagtcaccagtaTAAATCACATCCTCTGACCCTGCTTGCAGTCTCAGCAGAGAGGTCAAGGAACTAATAGAGCATGCTGATCGCCTTCACACTTGAGACTCAGTCCAGCAGCTACAAAATGGAGGAGGAAATGATGCAAATCAATGCTACCAAGCAGAAGGGCTGTAATAAAACAACCCAGTAGCTCCATCCCACTTGAAAACAGCCCACTGGGCATGAAGATCACAATTTCCCCTCTGCCTTCCTGTATACTGCAATGGTATAGGCCAACTTTCcacctggggtgggggcagagctgCTGCTCATCTCACCTCCCCATCTCTCACGAATATTCCACTGCTAGTTGTTGCCATCGTTTGCAGGAAAGTGAGTTGCCCAATACAAATAAATTCACTTCATTGTCATCTTCCAATGAACATCACAAGCAGTAGCATT from Lacerta agilis isolate rLacAgi1 chromosome 9, rLacAgi1.pri, whole genome shotgun sequence includes these protein-coding regions:
- the LOC117053200 gene encoding LOW QUALITY PROTEIN: elongation of very long chain fatty acids protein 2-like (The sequence of the model RefSeq protein was modified relative to this genomic sequence to represent the inferred CDS: deleted 3 bases in 2 codons); translated protein: MDCGHAAIDHQTTCKRRPEVYLQLILATWEGGYNLQCQNMTSAGEADIRVARWYYFSKVIEFADTVFFVLRKKNSQITFLHVYHHATMFNIWWCVMNWIPCGQSFFGPTLNSFIHVLMYSYYGLSVIPSMRKYLRWKKYLTQAQLIQFLLTVTHTLSAVVKPCGFPFGCLIFQSSYIATLVILFVNFYVQTYRKRPSRTNTKEASLVTEVKNGFHKDYIMAANGALNKKSQ